Proteins encoded together in one Piliocolobus tephrosceles isolate RC106 chromosome 15, ASM277652v3, whole genome shotgun sequence window:
- the FAM136A gene encoding protein FAM136A: MAELQQLRVQEAVDSMVKSLERENIRKMQGLMFRCSASCCEDSQASMKQVHQCIERCHVPLAQAQALVTSELEKFQDRLARCTMHCNDKAKDSIDAGSKELQVKQQLDSCVTKCVDDHMHLIPTMTKKMKEALLSIGK; encoded by the exons ATGGCGGAGCTGCAGCAGCTGCGGGTGCAGGAGGCGGTGGACTCCATGGTGAAGAGTCTGGAAAGAGAGAACATCCGGAAGATGCAG GGTCTCATGTTCCGATGCAGCGCCAGCTGTTGTGAGGACAGCCAGGCCTCCATGAAGCAGGTGCACCAGTGCATCGAGCGCTGCCATGTGCCTTTGGCTCAAGCCCAGGCTTTGGTCACCAGTGAGTTGGAGAAGTTCCAG GACCGCCTGGCCCGGTGCACCATGCATTGCAACGACAAAGCCAAAGATTCAATAGATGCTGGGAGTAAGGAGCTTCAGGTGAAGCAGCAGCTGGACAGTTGTGTGACCAAGTGTGTGGATGACCACATGCACCTCATCCCAACTATGACCAAAAAGATGAAGGAGGCTCTCTTATCCATTGGGAAATAA